One genomic segment of Occultella kanbiaonis includes these proteins:
- a CDS encoding Vms1/Ankzf1 family peptidyl-tRNA hydrolase, whose protein sequence is MRLNVPELPAGEPVVTVILDATRTSESGDQTVLGRWADLRRQLHKQGTDGALLEAIDDTVSRPTWLSGPHGRVVVAAGSRVYLDRSLAAPPGVDRAVVGDAPHAFALARVADCGVRYLLVTVDRAGADLSLHDTTDLQATREQHSVEGDHDELAKPQLGPLAHKRIENRAEDSWERNAEVVATEIDRVVAERRPELLLLTGDLRAVSLVRADLGQSAREILAEVEGGARTEGVNNRAFDAAIGQALGEFRDRRREAALDHLRQEQGRDGAAVSGVEDVVEVLRRGQVAELVITEEVAGPPSAIAQRLLWVGPGALELALTRSDLTDLGVTEPTELRADLAIGRAALEQGAGITVADADSVTLVDGVGAILRWNDASTPGETAYTRSTDRSRA, encoded by the coding sequence ATGCGCCTGAATGTCCCCGAACTGCCGGCCGGTGAGCCGGTGGTGACCGTGATCCTGGACGCCACGCGAACCAGTGAGAGCGGCGACCAGACGGTGCTCGGCCGGTGGGCCGATCTTCGCCGTCAGTTGCACAAGCAGGGCACCGACGGCGCGCTGCTCGAGGCCATCGACGACACGGTGTCCCGGCCCACCTGGCTCAGCGGCCCGCACGGCCGGGTGGTGGTCGCCGCGGGGAGCCGGGTGTACCTGGACCGGTCCCTGGCCGCGCCGCCCGGTGTCGACAGGGCCGTCGTCGGGGACGCCCCGCACGCGTTCGCGCTCGCTCGGGTGGCGGACTGCGGCGTGCGCTACCTGCTGGTCACGGTGGACCGGGCGGGGGCGGACCTGAGCCTGCATGACACCACCGATCTGCAGGCCACCCGTGAGCAGCACAGCGTGGAGGGCGATCACGACGAGCTCGCGAAGCCGCAGCTCGGTCCGCTCGCACACAAGCGCATCGAGAACCGCGCCGAGGACTCCTGGGAGCGGAACGCCGAGGTGGTCGCCACCGAGATCGACCGCGTCGTGGCCGAGCGGCGTCCCGAGCTGCTGCTGCTCACCGGGGACCTGCGCGCCGTGTCCCTGGTGCGGGCGGACCTGGGTCAGTCCGCGCGGGAGATCCTCGCGGAGGTGGAGGGTGGCGCCCGAACCGAGGGTGTGAACAACCGTGCGTTCGATGCCGCCATCGGTCAGGCTCTCGGCGAGTTCCGGGACCGGCGGCGCGAGGCGGCCCTCGATCACCTGCGCCAGGAGCAGGGGCGGGACGGTGCGGCCGTGTCCGGCGTCGAGGACGTGGTGGAGGTGCTGCGCCGAGGGCAGGTCGCCGAACTCGTGATCACCGAGGAGGTGGCCGGGCCGCCGTCGGCGATCGCGCAGCGGCTGCTCTGGGTTGGACCCGGCGCGCTCGAACTCGCCCTGACCCGCTCCGACCTCACCGACCTCGGGGTCACCGAGCCGACCGAGCTGCGCGCGGACCTCGCGATCGGGCGGGCGGCCCTGGAACAGGGCGCGGGCATCACGGTCGCGGACGCCGACTCGGTCACTCTCGTCGACGGTGTTGGCGCGATCCTGCGCTGGAACGACGCGTCCACCCCGGGGGAGACCGCGTACACGCGCAGCACGGACCGCAGCCGCGCCTGA
- a CDS encoding chorismate mutase, protein MSEGTDVDLPAELVRIRGSIDNIDAALVHMLAERFKYTQTVGRLKARTGLPPSDPAREERQIKRLRALAEEAGLDPVFAEKFLNFIVAEVIRHHEDIAGAQG, encoded by the coding sequence ATGAGCGAGGGAACAGACGTGGACCTTCCGGCCGAGCTGGTCCGGATCCGCGGCAGTATCGACAACATCGACGCCGCGCTCGTGCACATGCTGGCCGAGCGGTTCAAGTACACCCAGACGGTGGGCCGCCTGAAGGCACGCACCGGTCTGCCGCCGTCGGACCCGGCACGTGAGGAACGGCAGATCAAGCGCCTGCGCGCGCTCGCGGAGGAGGCCGGGCTGGACCCGGTGTTCGCGGAGAAGTTCCTCAATTTCATCGTCGCCGAGGTGATCCGGCACCACGAGGACATCGCCGGCGCGCAGGGCTGA
- a CDS encoding cystathionine beta-synthase, producing MKYAETIVDLVGNTPLVKLNHVTAGIAATVLVKVEYFNPGGSSKDRIATKIIEAAEAEGKLGPGGTIVEPTSGNTGVGLALVAQQRGYRCVFVVPDKVGEDKRAVLRAYGAEVVVTPTSVAPDSPESYYSVSDRLTAEIPGAFKPNQYENQNGPLSHYESTGPEIWRDTDSRITHFVAGVGTGGTISGTGRYLKEVSEGAVTVIGADPEGSVYSGGTGRPYLVEGVGEDFWPGAYDPSVVDEIIAVSDAESFEMTRRLAQEEGILVGGSSGMAVVAALRAAKNLGPDAVMVVLLPDGGRGYLGKIFNDAWMRSYGFAPDSEERTVADVISAKTGHLPDLVHVHPADTVREAIDILNEYGVSQVPILSAEPPVVMGEVAGSISERTLVDLVFSREVELTDPVSKVIGPPLPLIGATESVRSARSALADADALLVTEAGKPVGVLTRHDLLAYAGV from the coding sequence ATGAAGTACGCAGAAACCATCGTCGACCTCGTCGGGAACACCCCGCTGGTCAAGCTCAACCACGTCACGGCCGGCATCGCAGCCACCGTGCTGGTCAAGGTCGAGTACTTCAACCCGGGAGGGTCGAGCAAGGACCGGATCGCGACGAAGATCATCGAGGCCGCCGAGGCCGAGGGGAAGCTCGGCCCGGGCGGCACGATCGTGGAGCCGACCTCCGGCAACACCGGTGTCGGGCTGGCCCTGGTGGCCCAGCAGCGCGGGTACCGGTGTGTGTTCGTGGTGCCGGACAAGGTCGGCGAGGACAAGCGCGCCGTGCTGCGCGCCTACGGGGCCGAAGTGGTCGTCACGCCCACGTCCGTGGCGCCGGACAGCCCCGAGTCCTACTACTCCGTCTCCGACCGGCTCACCGCGGAGATCCCCGGGGCGTTCAAGCCGAACCAGTACGAGAACCAGAACGGCCCCCTCTCCCACTACGAGAGCACCGGGCCGGAGATCTGGCGGGACACCGACTCGCGGATCACCCATTTCGTGGCCGGGGTCGGCACCGGCGGCACGATCAGCGGCACCGGCCGCTACCTCAAGGAGGTCTCCGAGGGCGCGGTCACCGTCATCGGTGCCGACCCGGAGGGGTCGGTCTACTCCGGCGGGACCGGCCGCCCGTACCTGGTGGAGGGCGTCGGCGAGGACTTCTGGCCGGGCGCCTACGACCCGTCCGTGGTGGACGAGATCATCGCGGTGTCCGACGCCGAGTCGTTCGAGATGACCCGGCGGCTCGCACAGGAGGAGGGCATCCTCGTCGGCGGCTCCAGCGGCATGGCCGTGGTCGCCGCGCTGCGGGCAGCGAAGAACCTCGGGCCCGACGCCGTCATGGTCGTCCTCCTGCCGGACGGTGGCCGCGGCTACCTCGGCAAGATCTTCAACGACGCCTGGATGCGCTCGTACGGCTTCGCACCCGACTCCGAGGAGCGCACCGTGGCCGACGTGATCAGCGCCAAGACCGGGCACCTTCCGGACCTCGTGCACGTGCACCCGGCCGACACCGTGCGCGAGGCCATCGACATCCTCAACGAGTACGGCGTCTCCCAGGTGCCGATCCTGTCCGCCGAGCCCCCGGTTGTGATGGGCGAGGTCGCCGGCTCGATCAGCGAGCGCACCCTCGTCGACCTCGTCTTCTCGCGTGAGGTCGAGCTGACCGACCCGGTCTCGAAGGTGATCGGCCCGCCGCTGCCGCTGATCGGGGCCACCGAGTCCGTCCGGTCCGCCCGGTCCGCCCTGGCCGACGCGGACGCCCTTCTGGTCACCGAGGCGGGCAAGCCCGTCGGTGTCCTGACCCGGCACGACCTGCTCGCCTACGCGGGCGTCTGA
- a CDS encoding cystathionine gamma-synthase, with protein MTEDHGNDPHSASGAFDTRAIHAGQAFDPTTGAVIPPIYQTSTFVQDGIGGLRGGYEYNRSANPTRSALQTQLASLEGAAHGYSFASGLAAEDALLRAAMRPGDHVVLGNDVYGGTHRLISKILGGWGIEITTVEMGDLDAVATAIRPSTKVLWVETPSNPLMKITDIASLAQVGHDRGLLVVVDNTFATPALQTPLALGADVVVHSTTKYLGGHSDVLGGAVLLNDDELAEKVGFIQFAAGAVSAPLDAWLTTRGIKTLSVRMQRHSENAQAIAEHLAGHPAIERVYYPGLPDHPGHGIASTQMSRFGGMVSLALTAGPTAARSLAESTHLFQLAESLGGVESLIGYPPEMTHASVRGTELAVPENVVRLSVGIEDVTDLIADLDDALGRLG; from the coding sequence ATGACCGAGGACCACGGGAACGACCCCCACAGCGCCTCCGGTGCCTTTGACACCCGGGCCATCCACGCCGGCCAGGCGTTCGACCCGACCACCGGCGCCGTCATCCCCCCGATCTACCAGACCTCCACGTTCGTGCAGGACGGCATCGGTGGACTGCGCGGCGGCTACGAGTACAACCGGAGCGCCAACCCGACCCGGAGCGCGCTGCAGACCCAGCTCGCCTCGCTCGAGGGTGCGGCGCACGGGTACTCGTTCGCGTCCGGGCTCGCGGCGGAGGACGCGTTGCTGCGTGCCGCGATGCGCCCCGGCGACCACGTGGTGCTCGGCAACGACGTCTACGGCGGCACCCACCGGCTGATCTCGAAGATCCTCGGCGGGTGGGGCATCGAGATCACCACCGTGGAGATGGGCGACCTCGACGCCGTCGCCACCGCGATCCGGCCGAGCACGAAGGTCCTCTGGGTGGAGACCCCGTCGAACCCGCTGATGAAGATCACCGACATCGCCAGCCTGGCGCAGGTCGGTCACGACCGGGGTCTGCTCGTGGTCGTGGACAACACGTTCGCGACCCCGGCACTGCAGACCCCGCTCGCCCTGGGCGCGGACGTGGTGGTGCACTCGACGACGAAGTACCTCGGCGGCCACTCCGACGTGCTCGGTGGCGCAGTGCTGCTCAACGACGACGAACTGGCCGAGAAGGTCGGCTTCATCCAGTTCGCGGCCGGCGCGGTCTCCGCCCCGCTGGACGCCTGGCTCACCACCCGCGGCATCAAGACCCTCTCGGTCCGGATGCAGCGGCACAGCGAGAACGCCCAGGCCATCGCCGAGCACCTCGCCGGCCACCCGGCCATCGAGCGGGTCTACTACCCGGGCCTGCCGGACCACCCCGGGCACGGCATCGCCTCGACCCAGATGTCCCGGTTCGGGGGCATGGTCTCGCTCGCTCTGACGGCGGGCCCGACGGCGGCCCGTAGCCTCGCCGAGAGCACCCACCTGTTCCAGCTGGCCGAGTCGCTCGGTGGCGTCGAGTCGCTGATCGGGTACCCGCCCGAGATGACGCACGCCTCGGTGCGGGGCACCGAGCTCGCGGTGCCGGAGAACGTGGTGCGCCTGTCCGTGGGCATCGAGGACGTCACCGACCTGATCGCAGACCTGGACGACGCGCTGGGCCGGCTCGGCTGA
- a CDS encoding FAD-dependent oxidoreductase, translating into MTGRTRIVVVGNGMVGSRFVADLTARDADAEFDVTLLGEEEYHPYNRVLLSEVVAGKVDLSALALPEPDGDRVRVERGAPVIAIDRASRTVLTSSGSHHYDRVVLATGSVARIPDLPGLEGDLPAGVHALRTLDDAREIVAATANARRAVVIGAGVLGLEAACGLARRGLEVAVIHAAGTVMDRQLDADAGRVAQASLAGLGIATWTRARTRRVVVEDGRVTGIEVDAGEDPVTLAADLVVLACGTAPEVALARSAGLAVDRGVLVGADLASPDDPRIFAIGDCAQPPEGGAGLIAQGWDQARRLAGRLTRPDQGPPTAARPERPSMALRLSLNTGVVSRPAVPASTPALAAGTDVVRLKAAGLEVVTMGVSGARRRSDSAHRSVRLSDPAAGRHIEVVVADGLLVGATCVGAPDVAADLSAAYTRRTPVPADPAQLLIRPLASAAAPAATPERMPDSATVCLCNGVTKGDIVTACRAGAHTAADVARATRATTGCGSCKETVCGLLDWLGAAEGPTRPTPSGRSDAISHQARAASENNVTTGQRAGH; encoded by the coding sequence GTGACCGGACGCACCAGGATCGTGGTGGTCGGCAACGGCATGGTCGGCTCCCGCTTCGTCGCCGACCTGACCGCCCGGGACGCCGACGCCGAGTTCGACGTGACCCTTCTCGGCGAGGAGGAGTACCACCCCTACAACCGGGTGCTGCTCTCCGAGGTGGTGGCCGGCAAGGTCGACCTCTCCGCCCTCGCACTGCCAGAGCCCGACGGCGACCGGGTGCGGGTCGAGCGTGGCGCCCCGGTCATCGCGATCGACCGCGCCTCGCGGACCGTGCTCACCAGTTCCGGGTCGCACCACTACGACCGGGTGGTGCTCGCCACCGGCTCGGTCGCCCGGATCCCGGACCTGCCCGGCCTCGAGGGCGACCTGCCGGCCGGCGTGCACGCGCTGCGCACCCTCGACGACGCCCGCGAGATCGTCGCGGCGACCGCGAACGCCCGCCGCGCCGTCGTCATCGGCGCCGGGGTGCTGGGCCTGGAAGCCGCGTGCGGGCTGGCCCGCCGGGGGCTCGAGGTCGCCGTGATCCACGCCGCCGGGACCGTGATGGACCGCCAGCTCGACGCCGACGCCGGCCGGGTGGCGCAGGCGTCCCTGGCCGGCCTCGGCATCGCCACCTGGACCCGGGCCAGGACCCGGCGCGTCGTCGTCGAGGACGGCCGGGTCACCGGGATCGAGGTCGACGCGGGGGAGGACCCGGTCACCCTGGCGGCCGATCTGGTGGTCCTCGCCTGCGGCACCGCTCCGGAGGTCGCGCTGGCCCGCTCCGCAGGCCTCGCCGTCGACCGGGGGGTGCTGGTCGGCGCGGACCTGGCCAGCCCCGACGACCCGAGGATCTTCGCGATCGGGGACTGCGCCCAGCCGCCCGAGGGTGGAGCCGGTCTGATCGCCCAGGGGTGGGACCAGGCCCGCCGGCTCGCGGGCCGGCTCACCCGCCCGGATCAGGGGCCGCCCACCGCGGCCCGGCCGGAGCGGCCGAGCATGGCGCTGCGGCTCAGTCTGAACACCGGGGTGGTGTCCCGCCCGGCCGTGCCCGCGTCGACGCCGGCCCTCGCCGCCGGCACCGACGTGGTCCGGCTCAAGGCCGCCGGCCTCGAGGTGGTCACCATGGGCGTCAGCGGCGCCCGTCGCAGGTCGGACTCCGCCCACCGCTCGGTGCGGCTGTCCGACCCGGCCGCGGGGCGGCATATCGAGGTGGTCGTGGCCGACGGGCTGCTCGTCGGCGCCACCTGCGTGGGAGCGCCCGACGTGGCCGCGGACCTGAGCGCCGCCTACACGCGCCGCACCCCGGTCCCCGCCGACCCGGCGCAGTTGCTGATCCGGCCCCTCGCGAGTGCCGCGGCCCCCGCGGCCACCCCGGAGCGGATGCCGGACTCGGCCACCGTGTGCCTGTGCAACGGGGTCACGAAGGGAGACATCGTGACGGCCTGCCGCGCCGGCGCCCACACCGCCGCGGACGTCGCGCGCGCCACCCGCGCCACCACCGGGTGCGGCAGCTGCAAGGAGACCGTCTGCGGCCTGCTGGACTGGCTCGGCGCGGCCGAGGGACCTACCCGGCCAACGCCGTCGGGCCGCAGCGACGCGATCTCTCACCAGGCCAGGGCGGCGAGTGAGAACAACGTTACGACCGGGCAACGGGCGGGGCACTGA
- a CDS encoding TIGR03086 family metal-binding protein: MATLLELHHRTLTVSRDLVGRVGPDALGAPTPCADWDLGALLAHMTGQNHGFAAAADGPSTTTEDFLPRDVAADPAAGYDTSVDRVLAAVAAEGATERTWHLAEFSPRQDFPGQSALGFHLIDYVAHGWDVARALGTDVAFDDEVLATAVRIAEQVPDGPARLVPGAAFAPRLPVADPDSDLLATFLRLLGRDPAWRA, encoded by the coding sequence ATGGCGACGCTGCTGGAGCTGCACCACCGGACCCTGACCGTGAGCCGTGACCTGGTGGGCCGGGTGGGCCCGGACGCACTCGGGGCGCCCACACCGTGCGCGGACTGGGACCTGGGTGCGCTGCTCGCGCACATGACCGGCCAGAACCACGGCTTCGCCGCCGCGGCGGACGGACCGAGCACCACCACCGAGGACTTCCTGCCGCGGGACGTGGCCGCGGACCCGGCGGCCGGCTACGACACGTCGGTGGACCGGGTGCTGGCCGCCGTCGCCGCCGAGGGGGCCACCGAGCGGACGTGGCACCTGGCGGAGTTCTCACCGCGCCAGGACTTCCCCGGGCAGAGCGCGCTCGGCTTCCACCTGATCGACTACGTGGCCCACGGCTGGGACGTGGCTCGCGCGCTCGGGACGGACGTGGCGTTCGACGACGAGGTGCTCGCGACGGCCGTGCGGATCGCCGAGCAGGTGCCCGACGGTCCCGCGCGGCTCGTCCCGGGCGCCGCGTTCGCGCCGCGGCTCCCGGTCGCGGACCCGGACTCGGACCTGCTGGCCACGTTCCTGCGGTTGCTCGGCCGCGACCCCGCCTGGCGCGCCTGA
- a CDS encoding molybdopterin oxidoreductase family protein has protein sequence MSLTRPEAGTGPTPVTITPRQFPTNLGGLCQKGWTSAEVLSTPDRITTPLLRGADGALHPAGWDEALTVIASRVRAIRAEHGPAAIAVFGGGGLTNEKAYALGKFARTVLRTPNIDYNGRFCMASAAAGANRSLGADRGLPFPLADLAGAGAVMLLGSNLAETMPPSVQHLAGARERGGLVVVDPRRSTTAALTGAEGESGVHLQPVPGTDLVVLLALTHVVLTEGLADQAYLADRTTGAAEVQRSVAAWWPERAEGVCGVPAAQLRATARLLAAAAPVHGGPGAYILTGRGVEQSTQGTATVTAAINLALVLGLPGRVGSGYGAITGQGNGQGGREHGQKSDQLPGYRKIDDPAARAHVARVWGVDPATIPGPGKPAVQLLTSLGTPGGPRALFVHGSNVLVSAPNADRVADRLAALDLLVVCDFVPSETALRADVVLPVTQWAEEEGTMTSLEGRVIRRRRAVDAPGQARSELWILAELARRLGSDVHFATDPAAVFDELAAASAGGIADYAGLSHARLDADEADGGPGLFWPVPGPDHPGTPRLFLDGFPTPDGRARMIAVDHAGPSDDVRPDAPIYLVTGRVLQHYQSGAQTHRVPELERLSSEPFVELHPILGFRLGIADGDRVRLTSARGTIQAPARWTDRIRPDTVFMPFHWSGAGSVNRITTDATDPISHMPEYKVCAVSVTPLLPAAAEPLAAQGVAP, from the coding sequence ATGAGCCTGACCCGTCCCGAGGCAGGGACCGGGCCGACGCCGGTCACGATCACGCCCCGGCAGTTCCCGACCAACCTCGGCGGCCTGTGCCAGAAGGGCTGGACGAGCGCCGAGGTGCTGTCCACCCCGGACCGGATCACCACCCCGCTGCTGCGTGGCGCGGACGGTGCGCTGCACCCGGCCGGCTGGGACGAGGCACTCACGGTGATCGCGAGCAGGGTCCGGGCCATCCGGGCCGAGCACGGCCCGGCGGCGATCGCGGTGTTCGGCGGCGGCGGGCTCACGAACGAGAAGGCCTACGCGCTCGGAAAGTTCGCCCGGACCGTCCTGCGCACGCCGAACATCGACTACAACGGCCGGTTCTGCATGGCCAGCGCCGCGGCCGGGGCGAACCGCAGCCTCGGCGCGGACCGCGGGCTGCCGTTCCCGCTCGCCGACCTCGCCGGGGCCGGCGCGGTCATGCTGCTCGGGTCCAACCTCGCCGAGACGATGCCGCCGTCCGTGCAGCATCTGGCCGGTGCGCGCGAGCGCGGCGGTCTCGTGGTGGTGGACCCGCGTCGGAGCACGACGGCGGCCCTCACCGGTGCCGAGGGCGAGAGTGGGGTGCACCTGCAGCCGGTGCCCGGCACGGACCTGGTGGTCCTGCTCGCGCTCACCCACGTGGTGCTCACCGAAGGGCTCGCGGACCAGGCCTACCTCGCCGACCGCACCACCGGCGCGGCCGAGGTCCAGCGCTCCGTGGCGGCGTGGTGGCCCGAACGGGCCGAAGGCGTGTGCGGGGTGCCGGCGGCGCAGCTGCGGGCCACGGCCAGGCTCCTCGCGGCCGCCGCACCGGTGCACGGGGGACCGGGTGCCTACATCCTCACCGGCCGCGGGGTGGAGCAGTCCACCCAGGGCACCGCCACGGTCACCGCCGCCATCAACCTCGCCCTGGTGCTCGGCCTGCCCGGCCGGGTCGGTTCCGGCTACGGCGCCATCACCGGGCAGGGCAACGGGCAGGGTGGACGCGAGCACGGCCAGAAGTCCGACCAGCTGCCCGGCTACCGCAAGATCGACGATCCGGCCGCCCGCGCCCACGTCGCACGGGTCTGGGGCGTGGACCCGGCCACGATCCCCGGCCCCGGCAAGCCCGCGGTGCAGCTGCTTACCTCGCTCGGCACCCCGGGCGGCCCCCGGGCGCTGTTCGTGCACGGCTCGAACGTGCTCGTCAGCGCCCCGAACGCCGACCGGGTCGCGGACCGGCTGGCTGCCCTGGACCTGCTCGTGGTGTGCGACTTCGTCCCCTCGGAGACCGCACTGCGCGCGGACGTGGTGCTGCCCGTCACCCAGTGGGCGGAGGAGGAGGGCACCATGACCTCCCTCGAGGGCCGCGTGATCCGGCGCCGCCGCGCCGTCGACGCCCCCGGACAGGCCCGCTCGGAACTGTGGATCCTCGCCGAGCTGGCCCGCCGGCTCGGCTCCGACGTGCACTTCGCGACCGACCCCGCCGCGGTCTTCGACGAGCTCGCCGCGGCCTCCGCCGGCGGGATCGCGGACTACGCCGGCCTGAGCCACGCCCGCCTCGACGCCGACGAGGCCGACGGCGGCCCCGGCCTGTTCTGGCCGGTCCCCGGCCCGGACCACCCGGGCACGCCTCGGCTGTTCCTGGACGGCTTCCCCACACCGGACGGGCGGGCCCGGATGATCGCGGTCGACCACGCCGGCCCCAGCGACGACGTCCGGCCCGACGCGCCGATCTATCTCGTCACCGGCCGTGTCCTGCAGCACTACCAGTCCGGCGCGCAGACCCACCGGGTGCCCGAGCTCGAGCGCCTCAGCAGTGAGCCGTTCGTGGAGCTACACCCCATCCTCGGCTTCCGGCTCGGCATCGCCGACGGCGACCGGGTCCGGCTCACGTCCGCACGCGGCACCATCCAGGCACCCGCCCGCTGGACCGACCGGATCCGCCCGGACACCGTGTTCATGCCGTTCCACTGGAGCGGCGCCGGCAGCGTGAACCGGATCACCACCGACGCGACCGACCCGATCTCGCACATGCCGGAGTACAAGGTCTGCGCCGTCTCGGTGACCCCGCTGCTCCCCGCCGCCGCCGAGCCGCTGGCCGCGCAGGGGGTCGCCCCGTGA
- a CDS encoding MFS transporter, whose translation MSAPATPSSTTEETTDRGAAPAAATTAVGQVTHRGGRWIDHWDPEDPTFWRDGGAKVAGRNLRVSIFAEFLGFSVWALWSIVVPQLGAAGFALTVDQQFWLIAVPSLVGATLRIPYTFAVPIFGGRNWTVVSALLLLLPTIALAIAVQNPQIPFGALLAIAALAGVGGGNFASSMANISFFFPEREKGRALGLNAAGGNLGTAAVQFAVPLVIVTGAGIALERAGLMLIPFILLAAFLAWRRMDNLSTAKADLRSFAAATRNRHTWIISFLYIGTFGSFIGYSGVFPTLLRGEFPTVTLSIAFLGALVGSVSRPLGGIIADRVGGARVTIASFVVMGLGAAGAIAALDRGSFGLFFASFLVLFVATGVGNGSTYRMIPAVFRVDGGGPAAVKAAAGCIGIAGAIGAFGGFLIPRGFAASSSIAGSLAPALWIFIGVYAVMAVVTWAVYARRGSAMAAAGI comes from the coding sequence ATGTCTGCGCCTGCGACACCGTCGAGCACCACCGAGGAGACCACGGATCGAGGCGCCGCGCCCGCGGCGGCGACCACCGCCGTCGGGCAGGTCACCCACCGCGGTGGGCGGTGGATCGACCACTGGGACCCCGAGGACCCGACGTTCTGGCGTGACGGCGGCGCGAAGGTCGCCGGCCGGAACCTGCGGGTCTCGATCTTCGCCGAGTTCCTCGGCTTCTCCGTGTGGGCGCTGTGGTCGATCGTGGTGCCGCAGCTGGGTGCGGCGGGGTTCGCGCTCACCGTGGACCAGCAGTTCTGGCTGATCGCGGTGCCGTCGCTGGTGGGGGCGACCCTGCGGATCCCCTACACGTTCGCGGTGCCGATCTTCGGCGGCCGGAACTGGACCGTGGTGAGTGCGCTGCTGCTCCTGCTGCCCACGATCGCCCTGGCCATCGCGGTGCAGAACCCGCAGATCCCGTTCGGGGCGTTGCTGGCGATCGCGGCGCTCGCGGGCGTCGGCGGCGGCAACTTCGCCTCCTCGATGGCGAACATCTCGTTCTTCTTCCCCGAGCGGGAGAAGGGCCGGGCCCTCGGGCTGAACGCCGCCGGTGGGAACCTCGGTACCGCGGCCGTGCAGTTCGCGGTGCCGCTCGTGATCGTCACCGGCGCGGGCATCGCGCTGGAGCGGGCCGGGCTGATGCTGATCCCGTTCATCCTGCTGGCCGCGTTCCTTGCCTGGCGCCGGATGGACAACCTGTCCACCGCGAAGGCGGACCTGCGCTCGTTCGCGGCAGCGACCCGCAACCGGCACACCTGGATCATCTCGTTCCTGTACATCGGCACGTTCGGGTCCTTCATCGGCTACTCCGGGGTGTTCCCGACGCTGCTGCGCGGGGAGTTCCCGACCGTGACGCTGTCCATCGCGTTCCTCGGGGCGCTCGTCGGCTCCGTGTCGAGGCCACTCGGCGGCATCATCGCCGACCGGGTCGGCGGCGCACGGGTCACCATCGCCTCGTTCGTGGTGATGGGGCTCGGCGCGGCCGGTGCGATCGCGGCCCTGGACCGGGGCAGCTTCGGCCTCTTCTTCGCCTCGTTCCTCGTGCTGTTCGTCGCGACCGGGGTCGGCAACGGGTCGACGTACCGGATGATCCCGGCCGTGTTCCGGGTCGACGGCGGTGGGCCGGCTGCAGTGAAGGCGGCGGCCGGTTGCATCGGCATCGCGGGCGCGATCGGTGCGTTCGGCGGGTTCCTCATCCCGCGCGGGTTCGCCGCGTCGAGCTCGATCGCGGGCTCGCTCGCGCCGGCGCTGTGGATCTTCATCGGGGTCTACGCGGTGATGGCCGTGGTGACCTGGGCCGTCTACGCGCGGCGCGGCTCCGCCATGGCTGCGGCCGGGATCTGA